One genomic region from Bacillus aquiflavi encodes:
- a CDS encoding sulfurtransferase TusA family protein — protein sequence MEATKVLDAKGLSCPMPIVRIKQSIGDLNSGEILEVHTTDKGSQKDVSAWVQSTGHELLQTEEDAGVFKFWIKKA from the coding sequence ATGGAAGCAACAAAAGTATTAGATGCAAAGGGTTTATCATGTCCAATGCCAATTGTACGCATTAAACAATCGATTGGAGATTTAAATAGCGGTGAGATTTTAGAAGTGCATACTACTGATAAAGGTTCACAAAAAGACGTCTCAGCATGGGTTCAATCTACAGGTCATGAACTTTTACAGACAGAAGAAGACGCAGGCGTATTTAAATTTTGGATTAAAAAAGCTTAA
- a CDS encoding sulfurtransferase TusA family protein translates to MNIASHKVVDAKGLSCPMPIVRTKKAIEELDGGQVLEVQATDKGSKADIKAWAESAGHQYLGTIEQEGLLIHYVRKASEKEEKEVAKHPNVIQNDELEQLIKAGENIEIIDVREEAEYVFGHIPGAKSIPFGELEENIDQIDSAKPVYVVCRTGNRSDFAAQMLTEKGMKNVINVIPGMTGWKGSIEKKQ, encoded by the coding sequence ATGAATATTGCAAGTCATAAAGTTGTAGATGCAAAAGGTTTATCATGTCCAATGCCAATTGTACGAACAAAAAAAGCAATTGAAGAACTTGATGGTGGTCAAGTTCTTGAAGTTCAGGCAACAGATAAAGGCTCAAAAGCTGATATAAAAGCATGGGCAGAGTCTGCAGGGCACCAATATCTTGGAACGATAGAACAAGAAGGATTATTAATACACTATGTTCGCAAGGCAAGCGAAAAAGAAGAGAAAGAAGTAGCAAAGCATCCAAATGTCATTCAAAATGATGAACTTGAACAATTAATAAAAGCTGGTGAGAACATTGAAATTATTGATGTTCGCGAAGAGGCTGAATATGTTTTTGGTCACATTCCAGGGGCAAAATCAATTCCTTTTGGAGAGTTAGAAGAGAACATTGATCAAATCGATTCTGCAAAACCAGTTTATGTTGTTTGTAGAACTGGTAACCGCAGTGACTTTGCTGCTCAGATGCTTACTGAAAAGGGAATGAAAAATGTTATAAATGTGATTCCAGGAATGACTGGTTGGAAAGGCAGTATTGAGAAAAAACAATAA
- a CDS encoding rhodanese-like domain-containing protein, which yields MQEITAAEVITRLNNKETLHLIDVREPEELALAKIPGILNIPLGTLPLRIHELDKNNEYIIVCRSGNRSGNAAQFLEYHGFQALNMIGGMIAWSAAVKKKKLLTGVDK from the coding sequence TTGCAAGAGATTACTGCAGCTGAAGTGATAACACGGCTTAATAATAAGGAAACACTTCATCTTATTGATGTTCGAGAACCAGAAGAACTTGCGCTTGCGAAAATTCCTGGGATCTTAAACATTCCGCTTGGAACATTGCCTTTACGAATTCATGAACTTGATAAGAACAATGAATATATTATTGTTTGTCGGTCAGGTAACCGTAGTGGCAATGCCGCTCAATTTCTTGAATATCATGGTTTCCAAGCATTAAATATGATCGGCGGAATGATTGCATGGTCAGCAGCAGTTAAAAAGAAAAAATTGTTAACGGGGGTAGACAAATGA
- a CDS encoding rhodanese-like domain-containing protein, which yields MMSSVINTVLIIFVVLFIFSRFTPVKGVNQMTTDELRKKKNVKNNKVQYIDVRTQAEFKANHIKGFKNIPLHQIVNKANALNKEQEVILICRSGNRSMQAAKRLKKLGFKTIYNVKGGMNAW from the coding sequence ATGATGAGTTCCGTCATAAATACGGTTCTAATTATATTCGTTGTACTTTTCATCTTCAGTCGGTTTACACCAGTAAAAGGGGTAAATCAAATGACAACAGATGAACTGCGAAAAAAAAAGAATGTAAAAAATAACAAAGTACAATATATAGATGTTAGAACGCAAGCCGAATTCAAAGCAAACCATATAAAAGGCTTTAAAAACATCCCACTTCATCAAATAGTCAATAAAGCAAATGCTCTTAATAAAGAACAAGAAGTTATTTTAATTTGCAGAAGTGGCAATCGAAGTATGCAAGCAGCAAAAAGGTTAAAAAAGCTTGGCTTTAAAACCATTTATAACGTTAAAGGCGGAATGAATGCTTGGTAG
- a CDS encoding DsrE/DsrF/DrsH-like family protein yields the protein MGEKKRTTIVLFSGDYDKAMAAYIIANGAATFDHEVTIFHTFWGLNALRKDELIETKKGFIEKIFGKMMPRGADRLGLSKMQYMGLGPKLMKKNMKKHNTMPLPELIEMGKEQGIKLVGCQMTIDLFGLKNEEFIDGVEFGGVAAYLADASEGNVNLFI from the coding sequence ATGGGAGAAAAAAAACGAACGACAATTGTTTTATTCAGCGGTGATTATGATAAAGCAATGGCTGCTTATATTATTGCTAATGGTGCAGCAACATTTGATCATGAAGTAACCATTTTTCACACATTTTGGGGATTAAATGCCCTTCGAAAAGACGAACTTATTGAAACAAAAAAAGGCTTTATTGAAAAGATCTTTGGAAAAATGATGCCCCGCGGTGCAGATAGACTTGGGTTATCTAAAATGCAATATATGGGGCTAGGTCCAAAATTAATGAAAAAAAATATGAAAAAACATAATACGATGCCGCTTCCAGAATTAATTGAAATGGGGAAAGAACAAGGAATAAAACTTGTTGGCTGTCAAATGACAATTGACCTATTCGGTTTAAAAAATGAAGAATTTATTGATGGTGTTGAATTTGGTGGTGTTGCTGCATACTTGGCAGATGCATCAGAAGGAAATGTTAACTTGTTCATATAA
- a CDS encoding metal-sensitive transcriptional regulator, with the protein MKFDKDIVNRMKRIEGQVKGVIRMMESGDDCKDVTTQLTAIRSAADKTVALIVSRNLERCLIEDIHAGKDSQDAVNEAVQLLVKSR; encoded by the coding sequence GTGAAGTTTGATAAAGACATCGTAAATCGTATGAAGCGCATTGAAGGACAAGTTAAAGGAGTTATTCGGATGATGGAAAGCGGAGACGATTGCAAAGATGTTACAACTCAATTAACAGCAATTCGATCAGCCGCAGATAAAACGGTTGCTCTCATCGTAAGTAGAAATTTGGAAAGATGTTTAATTGAAGATATTCACGCTGGTAAAGATTCGCAGGATGCTGTCAATGAAGCAGTTCAGCTGCTTGTTAAGAGCAGATAA
- a CDS encoding rhodanese-like domain-containing protein produces the protein MYFLLLLFIILSLPVVYRYYPVNIPHVSNLNKEFYKSSCIDLRDYQDSAGNPIEGAINIPCGYLNRYSNEIPTKEIYIIASSHLEKNVGSRILRKNGFKIKGYTLVK, from the coding sequence ATGTACTTTTTACTATTATTATTTATCATTCTTTCTCTACCAGTTGTGTATCGGTATTATCCTGTAAATATTCCACATGTATCAAATTTGAATAAAGAGTTTTATAAATCGAGCTGTATTGATCTTCGCGATTACCAAGATTCAGCCGGAAATCCGATTGAAGGAGCAATTAATATTCCATGCGGATATTTAAATAGATACTCAAATGAAATCCCCACAAAAGAAATATATATTATTGCTTCATCACATTTAGAGAAAAATGTAGGATCTCGTATATTAAGAAAAAATGGTTTTAAGATTAAAGGATATACGCTTGTAAAATAA
- a CDS encoding class I SAM-dependent methyltransferase — translation MGGHHRFKPEKAAKLLDPKREELLPIKEVLALLKIKEDEIIADLGCGNGYLTVPLLSKAKHVYAVDIEPKMLELLKERIDGEKINDITYVVSNLEQIDLNTNSVDKAVVAFVAHEIAHLDKAIGEFKRMIRQNGTILIIDWEAVEMEMGPPVHERIPSEQLKQSF, via the coding sequence ATGGGTGGTCATCATCGTTTCAAGCCGGAGAAGGCAGCGAAGCTTCTTGATCCAAAAAGAGAAGAACTGCTTCCAATTAAAGAGGTTCTTGCTTTATTAAAGATAAAGGAGGATGAAATAATTGCTGATTTAGGATGTGGAAATGGGTATTTAACTGTTCCGCTGTTATCAAAAGCAAAGCATGTATATGCTGTAGATATTGAACCGAAAATGCTAGAGCTGTTAAAAGAACGCATTGACGGAGAAAAGATAAATGATATTACGTATGTTGTAAGCAATCTTGAACAAATTGATTTAAATACAAATAGTGTTGATAAAGCTGTTGTTGCATTTGTTGCTCATGAAATTGCACACTTGGATAAAGCGATAGGAGAGTTTAAACGAATGATAAGACAAAACGGCACCATACTGATCATAGACTGGGAAGCGGTCGAGATGGAAATGGGTCCCCCAGTCCATGAACGGATTCCTTCTGAACAATTAAAACAGTCATTTTAG
- a CDS encoding DNA alkylation repair protein yields the protein MSSPYRCPNCKTNRSRFNIIKQISQSVKLNPQSGEVIEQYTDNQLVPFHLPYKGPEYKVQCASCGLIEDERTFIKFGEQQ from the coding sequence TTGAGTTCTCCTTACAGATGTCCTAACTGTAAAACAAATCGCAGCCGATTTAATATAATTAAACAAATTTCACAATCAGTAAAATTAAATCCCCAATCAGGCGAAGTCATTGAGCAATATACAGACAATCAGCTTGTCCCTTTTCATTTGCCCTATAAAGGACCAGAATATAAAGTACAATGTGCTTCATGCGGACTTATTGAAGACGAAAGGACATTTATTAAATTTGGCGAACAACAGTAA
- a CDS encoding CobW family GTP-binding protein codes for MKKTEIYILSGFLGSGKTTLLKQLLHMEKQLKRKVAVMMNEFGKISIDSDSIDGDIPLKELLNGCICCTIQDKLEAQLQGLLIEEKTDVIYIETTGAAHPVEVLDAVLSPLFAEKITMKGIITIVDGKRWLDRKALNPQLQQLLLEQVRHADTIMINKADLLTEAEKGQLTFEIQSINATALCILTSYSKVSLETLQTQRFVEKKKNSTAHVHHSLNLTSFVYQFQHSINKTAFEQFLRELPETVYRIKGYVSFHHSKYPYLFQFSYGMPIYMKENMKMPLNLVFIGENLNIELLNKK; via the coding sequence ATGAAAAAAACAGAAATCTACATTTTATCAGGTTTTCTCGGGAGTGGAAAAACGACATTGCTGAAGCAGCTCCTGCATATGGAGAAGCAGCTAAAAAGGAAAGTTGCAGTCATGATGAATGAATTTGGAAAAATTTCGATTGATTCAGATAGCATTGATGGAGATATTCCATTAAAAGAACTATTGAACGGTTGTATTTGCTGTACAATTCAAGATAAACTCGAAGCTCAATTACAAGGACTATTAATCGAAGAGAAAACAGATGTCATATATATTGAAACAACTGGTGCGGCTCATCCTGTCGAAGTACTTGATGCTGTCTTATCACCATTATTTGCTGAAAAAATCACAATGAAGGGAATTATTACCATAGTCGACGGGAAAAGATGGCTTGACCGTAAAGCATTAAACCCACAGCTACAGCAATTATTATTAGAACAAGTTCGGCATGCAGATACGATTATGATTAATAAAGCTGACTTATTAACAGAGGCGGAGAAGGGACAGCTAACTTTTGAAATTCAATCAATTAACGCAACAGCACTTTGTATTTTAACGTCTTATTCAAAAGTATCACTTGAAACACTGCAGACGCAAAGATTTGTCGAAAAAAAGAAAAACAGCACAGCTCATGTACATCACAGCTTAAATTTAACTTCTTTTGTTTATCAATTTCAGCATTCGATAAACAAAACAGCTTTTGAACAATTTTTACGAGAGTTGCCAGAAACCGTTTACCGAATAAAAGGCTATGTCAGCTTCCACCATTCCAAATATCCATATTTATTTCAATTTTCATACGGCATGCCGATTTATATGAAAGAAAATATGAAGATGCCACTAAATTTGGTATTTATTGGAGAAAATCTAAATATTGAATTATTAAATAAAAAATAA
- a CDS encoding lmo1851 family serine protease, with amino-acid sequence MKRFQFAVLLFFIVLVTAGITTSVFVFGNGKNVLKERSEFEKLYTAYDTLNKEYYKKVDPEKVVNGAINGMFDSLDDPYSDYMDKEEAASFHENISSSFEGIGAEIQELEGHIIIVSPIKGSPAEKSGLQPNDKILAVDGKSIQGMNASEAVTHIRGEKGTKVKLTIQREGVEETLNIEIVRDTIPIETVYGEMLEDGIAKVQITSFSTNTTKELLTALNDLQQEGMKGLILDLRQNPGGLLPQAIEISSLFVPDGEILFKVEDRAGNIEEYKSSNNNNSDTPLVVLIDKGSASASEILAAAVKESANVPLIGEKSFGKGTVQTAQDFDDGSNMKFTTSKWLTPKGNWIHEKGIKPDYEVSLPEYASLPYISPDKELKVSSSSNEVKTAQEMLTVLGYDPGRKDGFFDDKTKEAVIAFQKDTQLEANGVLKGESTIKLMELVRQHIEKNDTQIQKAVEVLKTLIDA; translated from the coding sequence ATGAAACGGTTTCAATTTGCCGTGTTGTTATTTTTCATTGTTTTAGTAACTGCAGGAATTACAACATCTGTTTTCGTATTTGGGAATGGAAAGAATGTGTTGAAAGAAAGAAGTGAATTTGAAAAGCTTTATACTGCTTACGATACGCTAAATAAGGAATATTATAAAAAGGTTGATCCAGAAAAAGTAGTAAATGGAGCTATCAACGGGATGTTTGATTCTTTAGATGATCCTTACTCAGATTATATGGATAAAGAAGAAGCAGCGAGCTTTCATGAAAACATTTCATCTTCTTTTGAAGGAATCGGAGCAGAGATTCAAGAGTTAGAAGGCCATATTATTATTGTCTCACCGATAAAAGGATCCCCAGCGGAAAAATCGGGTTTACAGCCGAATGATAAAATTTTAGCGGTAGATGGAAAAAGTATACAAGGAATGAATGCTTCAGAAGCGGTTACACATATTCGTGGTGAAAAAGGAACGAAAGTAAAGTTAACGATCCAACGGGAAGGCGTAGAAGAAACATTAAATATCGAAATTGTTCGTGATACAATTCCAATAGAAACCGTTTATGGAGAAATGCTAGAAGATGGCATTGCAAAGGTACAAATAACAAGCTTCTCCACAAACACGACAAAGGAGCTGCTTACTGCTTTAAATGACCTCCAACAAGAAGGAATGAAGGGACTTATACTTGACTTACGGCAAAATCCGGGCGGATTATTGCCACAAGCCATTGAGATCTCAAGCTTATTTGTTCCAGATGGTGAAATTCTTTTTAAAGTGGAGGACAGGGCTGGTAATATTGAAGAGTATAAGTCTTCAAATAATAATAATTCCGATACTCCATTAGTCGTTTTAATCGATAAAGGAAGTGCGAGTGCATCAGAAATATTAGCAGCTGCTGTTAAAGAATCAGCAAATGTGCCTTTAATTGGTGAAAAATCATTTGGAAAAGGAACTGTGCAAACAGCACAAGATTTTGATGATGGTTCTAATATGAAATTTACAACTTCAAAATGGTTGACGCCTAAAGGAAATTGGATTCATGAAAAAGGAATAAAACCAGATTACGAAGTGTCGTTACCTGAATATGCTTCATTGCCGTATATAAGTCCTGACAAGGAGCTAAAGGTTTCGTCTTCTTCTAATGAAGTGAAAACAGCACAAGAGATGCTAACTGTTTTAGGATATGATCCTGGCAGAAAAGACGGCTTTTTCGATGATAAAACAAAAGAAGCAGTTATTGCTTTCCAAAAAGATACCCAACTTGAAGCTAATGGGGTGTTAAAAGGAGAGTCGACAATAAAATTAATGGAACTCGTTCGCCAGCATATTGAAAAAAATGACACACAAATTCAAAAAGCTGTAGAAGTATTAAAAACTCTCATTGATGCGTAA
- the copZ gene encoding copper chaperone CopZ — MEKMTLNVTGMTCGHCEKAVKNALNTINGVQNVTVYLESGKVEVQYDSQEASVKELKDAIENQGYDVA; from the coding sequence ATGGAAAAAATGACACTTAACGTAACAGGAATGACTTGCGGACATTGTGAAAAAGCGGTTAAAAATGCACTAAATACTATTAATGGTGTTCAAAATGTAACTGTTTATCTTGAAAGTGGAAAAGTAGAAGTACAGTATGATTCTCAAGAGGCGTCTGTAAAAGAGTTAAAAGATGCAATTGAAAATCAAGGCTATGATGTAGCATAA
- a CDS encoding heavy metal translocating P-type ATPase, which yields MKDQMKIDITGMTCAACSTRIEKVLNKMDGVEATVNLTLENATIELDNEKVKREEIIEKVENLGYGVRSEKTELDITGMTCAACSSRIEKVLNKMDGVKKATVNLATETAAVEINSGELNVADVIERIQKLGYDAKEREQRSSKEQQKKKKEELHEKKRKLTLSIILSLPLLYSMVAHAPWDLNIPMPSFIMNPWFQMALATPVQFYVGRQFYIGAYKSLKNKSANMDVLVALGTSAAYFYSVAEGLKTIWNPSYEPHLYFETSAVLITLILVGKLFEAMAKGRTTEALSKLISLQAKDATVIRNGQQVKIQIEEVQVNDILIVKPGEKIPVDGEVVSGHSAVDEAMITGESIPVDKQQGDPLIGATINRNGTLTMRATKVGKDTALAGIIKVVEEAQGSKAPIQRIADVISSYFVPIVVVISILTFLTWFFIITPGDLPKALETAIAVLVIACPCALGLATPTSIMVGTGKGAENGILFKGGEHLEAAHKVNANVLDKTGTITKGKPIVTDFHSDDPNTLQYLVSAENASEHPLATAIVEYGMEKGIELLTPEHFEAIPGYGIMAEFNDKQILVGTRKLMKKYDIHYEEREEELIQYEQDGKTAMFIAENKQLTGIVAVADTIKESAKEAIAELKTSGIDVYMLTGDNKRTAMAIANEVGIAHVIAEVLPEEKANYVKELQLKGKKVAMVGDGINDAPALALADIGIAIGTGTDVAIETADITILGGELTLIPKAIFLSRKTMANIRQNFFWALAYNSAGIPIAALGLLAPWVAGAAMAFSSVSVVTNSLRLKRVKI from the coding sequence ATGAAGGATCAAATGAAAATTGATATAACGGGAATGACATGTGCTGCTTGCTCGACTCGAATTGAAAAAGTGTTAAACAAAATGGATGGTGTTGAAGCTACTGTCAATTTAACATTAGAAAATGCAACGATCGAGTTGGATAATGAGAAAGTGAAGCGCGAAGAAATCATTGAGAAAGTTGAAAATCTTGGCTATGGTGTTCGATCAGAAAAGACAGAGCTTGATATAACGGGAATGACATGTGCAGCCTGCTCCTCTAGAATTGAAAAAGTGTTAAATAAAATGGATGGTGTTAAAAAAGCGACCGTTAATTTAGCAACAGAAACGGCAGCTGTAGAAATAAATAGCGGTGAACTAAATGTCGCTGATGTAATTGAACGGATACAAAAGCTTGGTTATGATGCGAAAGAAAGGGAACAAAGAAGTTCAAAAGAACAGCAAAAAAAAAAAAAAGAAGAATTACATGAAAAAAAGCGTAAGCTAACATTATCGATCATCTTATCTTTACCGCTCCTATACTCAATGGTTGCTCATGCACCGTGGGATTTAAATATACCAATGCCGAGCTTTATTATGAATCCGTGGTTTCAAATGGCACTGGCAACTCCCGTGCAATTTTATGTCGGAAGACAGTTTTATATAGGCGCCTATAAATCACTAAAAAATAAAAGCGCCAACATGGATGTGCTTGTCGCATTAGGTACGTCGGCAGCATATTTTTACAGTGTCGCAGAAGGGCTTAAAACAATTTGGAATCCGAGTTATGAGCCGCATTTATACTTTGAAACGAGTGCTGTCTTAATTACATTAATTCTTGTAGGTAAGCTGTTTGAAGCAATGGCAAAAGGAAGAACGACTGAGGCACTCTCAAAACTAATTAGTTTACAGGCAAAAGATGCGACTGTTATTCGCAATGGACAACAAGTAAAAATCCAGATTGAAGAGGTGCAAGTTAACGACATCCTCATCGTCAAGCCGGGTGAGAAAATTCCCGTTGATGGTGAAGTAGTCTCAGGCCATTCAGCCGTTGATGAAGCGATGATAACCGGTGAATCTATTCCCGTCGATAAACAACAAGGAGATCCTCTTATCGGAGCAACGATTAATCGAAACGGAACATTAACAATGAGAGCAACGAAGGTGGGAAAAGATACAGCTTTAGCTGGAATTATTAAAGTTGTCGAAGAAGCTCAAGGAAGCAAAGCACCAATTCAACGTATTGCTGATGTCATTTCAAGTTATTTTGTCCCTATAGTCGTGGTAATCTCAATTCTTACGTTTTTAACTTGGTTTTTTATCATTACACCAGGTGATCTTCCAAAAGCGCTTGAAACAGCGATTGCCGTTCTAGTAATTGCTTGTCCTTGTGCACTTGGGCTAGCTACCCCAACATCAATAATGGTTGGGACTGGAAAAGGAGCAGAAAACGGAATTTTATTTAAAGGCGGCGAGCATTTAGAAGCAGCACATAAAGTGAATGCAAATGTTCTTGATAAAACAGGCACGATTACAAAAGGAAAGCCGATTGTTACAGATTTTCATAGTGATGATCCTAATACTTTACAATATTTAGTATCTGCGGAAAATGCCTCTGAGCATCCATTAGCAACTGCCATCGTTGAGTATGGAATGGAAAAAGGGATTGAGCTTTTAACTCCCGAACATTTCGAAGCAATACCTGGGTATGGTATAATGGCTGAATTTAATGATAAGCAAATATTAGTTGGTACAAGAAAATTAATGAAGAAATACGATATTCATTATGAAGAGCGGGAAGAAGAGCTCATCCAGTATGAACAGGACGGAAAGACAGCAATGTTTATTGCTGAAAATAAACAATTAACAGGGATTGTCGCGGTAGCAGATACGATTAAAGAATCTGCGAAGGAAGCGATTGCCGAATTAAAAACAAGCGGAATAGATGTTTATATGCTAACAGGAGATAATAAACGGACCGCAATGGCAATTGCTAACGAAGTGGGAATCGCTCATGTGATTGCGGAAGTACTGCCAGAAGAGAAAGCGAATTATGTTAAGGAATTGCAGTTGAAAGGAAAAAAAGTAGCAATGGTCGGTGATGGAATTAATGATGCTCCTGCCCTAGCGCTAGCTGATATCGGGATTGCCATTGGTACTGGTACAGACGTTGCTATAGAAACAGCTGATATTACAATTTTAGGCGGTGAGCTTACTTTAATTCCGAAAGCAATCTTTTTAAGCAGAAAAACGATGGCTAATATCCGGCAAAACTTTTTTTGGGCGCTTGCATATAATTCAGCAGGAATACCAATTGCTGCCTTAGGTTTACTTGCACCATGGGTTGCGGGTGCTGCCATGGCGTTTAGTTCAGTTTCTGTCGTGACTAACTCTCTTCGATTGAAGCGAGTGAAAATATAA
- a CDS encoding metal-sensing transcriptional repressor translates to MKLIKRLKRIEGQVRGIQKMIEEDRYCVDILIQITAINNALKKVGMSVLERHTHHCVSSAIKLGEGDNAIEELMKVIEQFSRS, encoded by the coding sequence CTGAAACTGATTAAAAGATTAAAACGAATCGAAGGACAAGTGCGGGGTATTCAAAAAATGATTGAGGAAGATCGCTACTGTGTTGATATCCTTATTCAAATAACGGCTATTAATAACGCACTAAAAAAAGTTGGAATGAGTGTATTAGAACGTCATACACATCATTGTGTTTCTAGTGCAATTAAGTTGGGAGAGGGCGATAACGCAATTGAAGAGTTAATGAAAGTAATTGAACAGTTTAGCAGATCCTAA
- a CDS encoding D-alanyl-D-alanine carboxypeptidase family protein translates to MKKILFLFLSVLIFLSGCSILEKIPFLNQNENEQTNYNETVGKEGNNITLEASFFNNIKSVNGKNVIQNPENILVLVNKQYSLPDGYTPSDLTRPNVSFSFGNKDIEKSYLRQKAAVALEKMFKQAKAEGIELFAVSGYRSYNRQVEILNAEIASVGEEKAVQAVAVPGQSEHQTGLAMDISSQSEGFRLTESFEGTKEGLWLAENAHRFGFILRYPKGKEAITGIQYEPWHFRYVGEEAATIIFEKGWTLEEFFNIVEKI, encoded by the coding sequence ATGAAAAAAATATTGTTTTTGTTTTTAAGTGTACTCATTTTTTTATCAGGATGTAGCATATTGGAAAAAATTCCATTTCTCAATCAAAACGAAAATGAGCAAACAAATTACAATGAGACTGTTGGTAAGGAAGGAAACAATATTACCCTCGAAGCTAGTTTTTTTAACAATATTAAGTCTGTAAATGGAAAAAATGTTATTCAAAATCCGGAAAATATTTTAGTGCTTGTAAATAAACAATACTCTCTCCCAGATGGTTATACACCATCAGATCTTACGCGGCCAAACGTTAGCTTTTCTTTCGGAAATAAAGATATTGAAAAAAGTTACTTAAGACAGAAAGCTGCGGTTGCACTTGAAAAGATGTTTAAGCAAGCAAAAGCAGAGGGAATCGAGTTATTTGCGGTATCAGGTTATCGTTCCTATAATCGCCAAGTCGAAATTTTAAACGCCGAAATCGCAAGTGTCGGTGAGGAAAAAGCGGTTCAAGCTGTTGCCGTACCCGGACAAAGTGAGCATCAAACAGGCTTAGCGATGGATATTTCGAGTCAAAGTGAAGGTTTTCGATTAACTGAAAGCTTTGAAGGGACGAAAGAAGGATTATGGCTTGCGGAAAATGCACACCGTTTCGGATTTATTCTTCGGTATCCGAAGGGAAAAGAAGCGATTACAGGGATTCAGTATGAACCTTGGCATTTTCGCTATGTAGGGGAAGAAGCAGCGACAATTATTTTTGAAAAAGGATGGACACTTGAAGAGTTTTTTAATATAGTGGAAAAAATTTAA